One window of Salegentibacter sp. Hel_I_6 genomic DNA carries:
- a CDS encoding thioredoxin domain-containing protein: MKPLKLIWILLVNLCLVSCANERKEQASTVEVDHEFTNNLINESSPYLLQHAHNPVNWHAWNEETLKKAKEENKPLLISIGYAACHWCHVMEEESFEDPEVARIMNENFIAIKVDREERPDVDNIYMNAAQLMTGGGGWPLNILALPDGKPYFAGTYYPKDDWLKVLKHYVNLYKNDSAAIEKQAEKVTQGINSLDEVPLIQKEPSFSLNNLDSIYSQIKPEIDFEKGGKIGSEKFPLPALWNFLLHYNYLSDDDSALQAVDITLTNMAFGGIYDHLGGGFSRYTVDEDWRVPHFEKMLYDNAQLISLYSQAWQKTKNPLYKQVVYESLEFVEKELTASNGAFFSSLDADTDGEEGKYYVWTADEIDVNLGGNSCLFKRYFNIEANGNWEENKNILYRNTSDEDFAEEELVSIAELRNKISDAKQKLIAERKKRTKPALDDKVLTSWNALMIKAYLNAYQVFGEKQFLDAALKNARFLEKEVISKEGAITRNFKDGNASIPGFLDDYAFVISAFIDLYQATFSEKWLLQANDLANYTQEHFFDSASKMFFYSHNEHSGLITRQKEILDNVIPSSNSEMAKSLLFLSHYFYDENKKNVAEQMLQNVQENLKEYPTFYANWASVEAHFVKPPFEVAILGNNAKQLKKEINQTYLPNILFMGGEKEGTLELLKGKLVAGQTTIYVCKDFVCKYPVTSAGEALEQINGKSLW; this comes from the coding sequence ATGAAGCCTCTCAAGTTAATTTGGATTTTATTAGTGAATTTATGTTTGGTCTCTTGTGCCAATGAAAGAAAGGAACAAGCTAGTACAGTGGAAGTGGATCATGAGTTTACTAATAATCTTATTAATGAGAGCAGTCCATATTTACTTCAACACGCTCATAATCCAGTAAACTGGCACGCCTGGAATGAGGAAACCCTTAAAAAGGCAAAGGAGGAAAATAAGCCATTGCTAATTAGTATAGGTTATGCGGCTTGCCACTGGTGTCATGTAATGGAAGAAGAGAGCTTTGAAGATCCTGAGGTTGCGAGGATAATGAATGAGAATTTTATTGCAATAAAAGTTGATAGAGAGGAGCGTCCCGATGTAGATAATATCTACATGAACGCCGCCCAATTAATGACCGGCGGGGGCGGTTGGCCTCTGAATATTTTAGCCTTACCAGACGGGAAACCTTATTTTGCAGGAACCTATTATCCAAAGGATGACTGGTTAAAAGTGCTTAAGCATTATGTTAATCTTTATAAAAACGATTCGGCTGCTATAGAAAAACAAGCCGAAAAAGTTACTCAAGGGATAAATTCTTTAGATGAAGTTCCATTAATTCAAAAGGAGCCATCTTTTTCATTAAATAACCTAGATAGTATTTATAGCCAAATTAAACCTGAAATAGATTTTGAAAAAGGAGGAAAGATTGGATCAGAGAAATTTCCTTTACCGGCATTATGGAACTTTTTGCTCCATTATAATTATTTAAGTGATGATGATAGTGCATTACAGGCTGTTGACATAACCTTGACCAATATGGCTTTTGGTGGCATTTATGATCATTTGGGTGGCGGTTTTTCCAGATATACTGTAGATGAAGATTGGCGGGTTCCACATTTTGAAAAGATGCTTTACGATAATGCACAGCTTATAAGCCTTTATTCCCAGGCCTGGCAAAAAACAAAAAATCCGCTTTATAAGCAGGTAGTTTATGAAAGTCTTGAATTTGTAGAAAAAGAACTTACCGCTTCTAACGGTGCATTTTTTTCTTCGCTTGATGCAGATACCGATGGGGAAGAAGGGAAGTATTATGTGTGGACCGCAGATGAAATTGATGTTAATTTAGGTGGAAATTCATGTTTATTTAAAAGATACTTTAATATTGAAGCAAATGGGAATTGGGAAGAAAACAAGAATATATTATACAGGAATACCAGTGATGAGGATTTCGCTGAAGAAGAATTGGTTTCAATCGCAGAGCTAAGAAATAAAATTTCTGATGCGAAACAGAAACTAATAGCTGAAAGGAAAAAGAGAACTAAACCAGCACTGGATGATAAAGTGCTGACTTCCTGGAATGCTTTGATGATAAAAGCTTACTTAAATGCCTATCAGGTTTTTGGAGAAAAACAATTCTTAGATGCCGCCCTTAAAAATGCCCGGTTTCTTGAGAAAGAGGTTATATCAAAAGAAGGCGCCATAACAAGAAATTTTAAAGATGGTAATGCAAGTATTCCTGGTTTTCTTGATGATTATGCGTTTGTAATTTCAGCATTCATTGATCTTTACCAGGCTACTTTTAGTGAAAAATGGTTGCTTCAGGCTAATGATCTGGCTAATTATACCCAGGAACATTTTTTTGATTCGGCTTCAAAAATGTTTTTTTATAGTCATAATGAACACTCAGGCTTAATTACCCGCCAGAAGGAAATTTTAGACAATGTTATACCGTCATCAAATTCTGAGATGGCTAAGAGCCTACTATTTCTTTCCCATTATTTTTATGATGAAAATAAAAAGAATGTCGCTGAGCAAATGCTGCAAAACGTGCAAGAAAATTTAAAAGAATACCCGACTTTTTATGCAAACTGGGCAAGCGTAGAAGCTCATTTTGTAAAACCACCTTTTGAAGTTGCTATTTTGGGCAATAATGCCAAACAATTAAAGAAGGAAATAAACCAAACCTATCTTCCTAATATTCTTTTTATGGGAGGAGAAAAAGAAGGAACCTTAGAATTACTTAAAGGCAAATTGGTTGCCGGGCAGACCACGATCTATGTTTGTAAAGATTTTGTATGTAAATATCCGGTTACAAGTGCAGGTGAAGCCCTGGAGCAAATAAATGGGAAGTCTCTCTGGTAG